A part of Hippea maritima DSM 10411 genomic DNA contains:
- the acpP gene encoding acyl carrier protein: MNVAEEVKKIVVEQLGVDEDEVKPEAKFIEDLGADSLDTVELVMAMEEKFGIDIPDSDAQKIVTVQDAIDYVESHLNK, from the coding sequence ATGAACGTAGCAGAGGAAGTAAAAAAGATTGTAGTTGAGCAGTTGGGTGTGGATGAAGATGAGGTAAAGCCTGAGGCTAAATTTATCGAGGATTTGGGTGCAGATTCCTTGGATACAGTTGAACTTGTTATGGCTATGGAGGAGAAGTTCGGCATAGACATTCCGGATTCTGATGCCCAAAAAATCGTTACTGTACAGGATGCTATCGATTATGTTGAATCCCATTTAAATAAATAA
- the zapE gene encoding AFG1/ZapE family ATPase, translating into MMHAITLKDLDLSSPIEAIINKNTIPPKFKNCLFDNYIPDKDYPSQNQAKERLIQLVQQIETFKRKTPKNRLLRKFLKTNKPPHIYLDGVFGVGKTHLLASIGNSYTGPKVFLSFSELMYLIAYFTLLDVVNMLSKYDIVLLDEFEVDDPGDAMMGINFVREINKTDTIVIATSNTLPSQIGARKLDLLTFKARIGTLINSFETIIIDGKDYRFRQPSLDFSILNSNLKEVFENYKPKNKAKLYVNAEELIDKLREVHPTRYRNIAYSLDAIFIENLRPFSDAELMDALRFTYLIDMLYYGNVNIFASSNINDIWDLFHEDLKEGKFKTKVGRCLSRLTEKCVLLKAG; encoded by the coding sequence ATGATGCATGCTATAACGCTGAAGGACTTAGATTTATCATCGCCCATAGAGGCAATTATAAACAAAAACACCATACCACCAAAATTCAAAAACTGCTTGTTTGATAATTACATACCAGATAAAGACTATCCATCTCAAAATCAAGCAAAAGAACGATTAATTCAATTAGTTCAACAAATAGAAACCTTCAAAAGAAAAACGCCAAAAAATAGACTGTTACGTAAATTTTTAAAAACCAACAAGCCGCCACACATATATTTAGATGGTGTATTCGGTGTCGGAAAAACCCATTTACTTGCCTCTATAGGCAATTCATATACAGGTCCCAAGGTGTTTCTATCTTTTTCCGAGCTTATGTATCTAATAGCCTATTTCACGCTCTTGGATGTAGTAAATATGCTCTCTAAATACGATATAGTTCTTTTGGATGAATTTGAAGTTGATGACCCCGGCGATGCTATGATGGGTATAAACTTTGTAAGGGAAATAAACAAAACAGACACAATAGTAATAGCTACATCAAACACCCTCCCATCCCAAATAGGAGCAAGAAAACTAGACTTGTTAACATTTAAAGCAAGAATAGGAACTCTAATAAATTCTTTCGAAACTATAATAATTGACGGCAAAGATTATAGATTCAGGCAACCCAGTTTAGACTTTAGTATTTTAAACTCCAATCTAAAAGAAGTTTTTGAAAACTACAAACCCAAAAATAAAGCCAAACTCTATGTAAACGCAGAAGAACTTATAGATAAGCTAAGGGAAGTACATCCAACACGTTACAGAAACATAGCTTATTCTCTTGATGCTATATTCATAGAAAACCTAAGACCGTTCAGCGATGCAGAATTAATGGATGCCCTACGGTTCACATATCTCATAGATATGCTCTATTATGGCAATGTGAATATATTTGCAAGCTCAAATATAAACGATATATGGGATTTATTCCATGAAGATTTAAAGGAAGGCAAATTCAAAACAAAGGTAGGCAGATGTCTTTCAAGGCTAACGGAAAAATGTGTATTACTTAAAGCAGGCTAA
- a CDS encoding radical SAM protein, whose translation MTEFTPLYIKTYEEGKFDEKIEHAYDILKNCRLCPRLCKVNRLKGKKGICNTAEPPAIADYFPHFGEEDVLVGKNGSGTIFISCCNLLCIYCQNASTSHLCEGNTTTIENFAQMMISLQNKGCHNINIVTPTHIVPQLLMALKIAIEKGLHIPLIYNTSGYELANTLSILDGIVDIYMPDFKYWDSQTAEAYSSAKDYPEITRNAIKIMHKQVGDLIIENGIAKRGLLIRHLILPNRLAGTKNIVNFIAKEISPNTYTNIMAQYKPFGLAYRFDEIARPITEEEYLEALLWAKEAGLKRLDKTCYEFLKKRGIEE comes from the coding sequence ATGACTGAATTTACGCCCTTATACATAAAAACCTATGAGGAAGGCAAATTTGATGAAAAAATAGAACACGCATACGATATTTTAAAAAACTGTAGACTCTGCCCGCGGCTATGTAAGGTAAATAGATTAAAAGGCAAAAAAGGGATATGCAACACAGCTGAGCCACCAGCAATAGCAGATTACTTTCCCCATTTTGGTGAGGAGGATGTCCTTGTTGGGAAAAACGGATCAGGCACAATATTTATATCGTGCTGTAATCTATTGTGCATATACTGTCAAAATGCCTCAACAAGCCATCTATGCGAAGGCAACACCACCACCATAGAAAATTTTGCCCAAATGATGATATCCTTACAAAACAAAGGGTGTCATAACATAAATATAGTAACACCCACACACATTGTACCACAACTCTTGATGGCTTTGAAAATAGCTATAGAGAAGGGTCTTCATATTCCACTTATCTATAATACAAGCGGATATGAGTTAGCTAACACTTTGAGTATTTTAGATGGCATTGTCGACATTTACATGCCTGATTTCAAATACTGGGACAGCCAAACAGCTGAGGCGTATTCATCAGCCAAAGACTATCCAGAAATAACAAGAAACGCCATAAAAATAATGCATAAACAGGTGGGTGACTTGATTATAGAAAACGGTATAGCAAAAAGAGGACTGCTTATAAGGCATCTAATTTTACCCAATAGACTTGCAGGCACAAAAAATATAGTAAACTTCATAGCCAAAGAAATATCTCCTAACACATACACCAATATAATGGCTCAATATAAACCTTTCGGTTTGGCTTACAGATTTGACGAAATTGCAAGGCCGATAACAGAAGAAGAATACTTAGAAGCCCTATTGTGGGCCAAAGAGGCAGGTCTAAAGAGACTTGATAAAACCTGCTATGAGTTTTTAAAAAAGAGGGGTATAGAGGAATGA
- the fabG gene encoding 3-oxoacyl-[acyl-carrier-protein] reductase — translation MMFKGSVALVTGASRGIGAQIAYQLAMRGLTVIINYSSSKDKALKLCDKITSKGGKCEAIGFNVADFDGAGEAIKRIANKYGSIDYLINNAGITKDNLIMRMNKEDIDSVIDVNLKGAINCIKHVSKYMIKKRFGVIVNISSIIGLMGNAGQSNYAASKAGLIGLTKSLAKELGGRNIRVNAVAPGYIETDMTAALSEEQKKALMDNIALGRLGSVEDVANLVEFLLSEESSYITGEVINISGGLYI, via the coding sequence ATGATGTTTAAGGGTAGTGTAGCTTTAGTAACTGGGGCAAGCAGGGGCATAGGAGCACAAATAGCATATCAACTTGCAATGAGGGGTTTAACGGTTATTATTAATTACTCCTCAAGTAAGGATAAAGCCCTGAAATTGTGCGATAAGATCACCTCAAAGGGTGGCAAATGCGAGGCTATAGGTTTTAATGTAGCTGATTTTGATGGTGCAGGCGAGGCAATAAAACGAATAGCAAATAAATATGGAAGCATTGACTATTTGATAAATAATGCAGGTATCACAAAAGACAATCTTATAATGAGAATGAATAAAGAGGATATAGATAGTGTTATAGATGTCAATCTTAAAGGTGCTATAAACTGCATAAAGCATGTATCTAAATATATGATAAAAAAAAGGTTTGGTGTGATAGTCAATATCTCAAGCATTATAGGTCTTATGGGAAATGCAGGGCAATCTAATTATGCTGCGAGCAAGGCAGGTTTGATTGGTTTAACAAAATCTTTAGCTAAAGAACTTGGAGGGCGCAATATAAGGGTTAATGCTGTTGCTCCAGGTTACATAGAAACAGATATGACAGCTGCTTTGAGTGAAGAACAGAAAAAAGCTTTAATGGATAATATTGCGCTTGGCCGTTTGGGTAGCGTAGAGGATGTGGCCAATTTGGTTGAGTTTTTGTTGAGTGAGGAATCTTCGTATATAACGGGTGAAGTTATCAATATAAGTGGCGGATTATATATCTAA
- the fabD gene encoding ACP S-malonyltransferase, with translation MRFLMFTGQGSQFVGMGKDLYDNFDIVKQTFNRANKALGFDLKSLMFEGPEDKLTLTAFAQPAILTVSLAIYDLVKSETDFDFDVAAGHSLGEYSALVAADALDFEDAVYAVHKRGEFMQEAVPEGVGAMAAIITDKHEEIEKLCLGVAKNFENGYCQIANYNAKNQVIVSGYKEGVEKVSQLASERGLGKVIPLNVSAPFHCALMEPVKDKMAKVLEKIEFRKPQRPVVENTKSEIIGESARIRDYLISQITDPVRWTDNVQKAIEFGCDEFVEFGPKNVLSSMLKRQMRKGNINYVVDLKSYNGYKDKV, from the coding sequence ATGAGATTTTTAATGTTTACAGGGCAGGGTTCTCAGTTTGTTGGAATGGGTAAGGATTTATACGACAACTTTGATATAGTAAAACAAACTTTTAATAGGGCAAATAAGGCATTGGGTTTTGATTTGAAATCTTTAATGTTTGAAGGCCCAGAAGATAAACTAACGCTTACGGCTTTTGCTCAGCCTGCCATTTTAACGGTTTCATTGGCTATTTATGATCTTGTAAAAAGTGAGACGGATTTTGATTTTGATGTGGCTGCGGGGCACTCTCTGGGTGAGTATTCGGCTTTAGTTGCGGCAGATGCATTAGATTTTGAGGATGCCGTCTATGCTGTTCATAAGCGGGGTGAGTTTATGCAAGAGGCTGTGCCTGAGGGTGTTGGGGCTATGGCTGCTATAATAACCGACAAACATGAAGAAATAGAGAAACTTTGTTTGGGTGTTGCTAAAAACTTTGAGAATGGCTACTGTCAAATAGCCAATTACAATGCTAAAAACCAGGTTATAGTGTCGGGCTACAAAGAGGGCGTGGAAAAGGTGTCGCAGCTTGCAAGTGAAAGAGGTTTGGGTAAAGTAATACCATTGAACGTATCTGCCCCATTCCATTGCGCTTTGATGGAGCCCGTTAAGGATAAAATGGCTAAGGTTCTAGAGAAAATAGAGTTTAGGAAGCCGCAAAGGCCAGTTGTAGAAAATACAAAATCGGAAATTATCGGCGAGAGTGCAAGAATAAGGGATTACTTAATAAGCCAGATAACAGACCCTGTGAGATGGACAGACAATGTTCAAAAGGCTATAGAGTTTGGGTGTGATGAATTTGTAGAGTTCGGACCTAAAAACGTGCTTTCTTCTATGCTAAAAAGACAAATGCGCAAGGGTAATATAAATTATGTGGTTGACTTAAAAAGTTATAATGGCTATAAGGATAAGGTATGA
- a CDS encoding HAD family hydrolase, whose amino-acid sequence MDFVLFDLDGTLIDSRLDLANSINAALIEFSLEPLPNEKIYSFVGNGVRRLVEDCLKEEGRVDLFDSVMNFFFAHYYDHLLDNTILYDGVLEVLENLKRKNTDMFIITNKSFIFTKRVIEGLKINFYFKDVICGDSLPFRKPHPQPILLLKDKYNLKFDSGIMVGDSENDIEAAKSAKVSIGWAAYGFRNKDILEKYRVDFILNKPLELLSLL is encoded by the coding sequence ATGGATTTTGTTCTTTTTGACCTTGATGGTACTCTCATAGATTCTCGCTTGGATCTTGCAAATAGTATAAATGCTGCGCTCATTGAGTTTTCTTTAGAGCCTCTTCCAAATGAGAAAATCTATAGCTTTGTGGGGAACGGCGTTAGGAGGTTGGTTGAAGATTGCTTAAAAGAAGAGGGTAGGGTTGATTTATTCGATAGTGTAATGAACTTCTTCTTTGCCCACTACTACGACCATTTACTTGATAATACTATATTGTACGATGGTGTTTTGGAGGTATTAGAGAATCTCAAAAGAAAAAATACAGATATGTTTATTATTACTAATAAGAGTTTCATATTTACAAAACGTGTAATAGAAGGGTTAAAAATCAATTTTTATTTCAAAGATGTTATATGCGGAGATAGTCTGCCTTTTAGAAAGCCGCATCCTCAGCCAATATTATTGCTTAAGGATAAGTATAACCTAAAGTTTGATAGTGGTATTATGGTAGGTGATTCTGAAAATGACATAGAGGCTGCAAAATCTGCAAAGGTTAGTATAGGTTGGGCAGCCTACGGTTTTAGAAATAAAGATATATTGGAAAAATACAGGGTTGATTTTATTTTAAATAAACCCCTAGAATTGCTTAGCCTGCTTTAA
- a CDS encoding FmdB family zinc ribbon protein, which produces MPIYEYECKFCSHRFQLLQKFTDPAPDVCPNCGKEGGIKKLVSQTSFELKGSGWYVTDYKSSNLASSSSSTVSNSKTNNTKTTQSKEAKSG; this is translated from the coding sequence ATGCCTATATATGAGTATGAGTGTAAGTTTTGTTCGCATAGGTTTCAACTTTTGCAAAAGTTTACAGATCCAGCACCCGATGTTTGTCCAAATTGCGGTAAAGAAGGTGGAATAAAAAAACTCGTATCTCAAACATCCTTCGAACTTAAAGGTTCAGGTTGGTATGTAACAGATTATAAAAGCTCAAATTTGGCAAGTTCTTCAAGTTCTACTGTCAGCAATAGCAAGACTAATAATACAAAAACTACACAAAGCAAGGAGGCAAAGAGTGGTTGA
- a CDS encoding beta-ketoacyl-ACP synthase III, with the protein MNAKIISTGAYLPKKILTNFDLEKMVDTSDEWITQRTGIKIRHIVEDGESTSDLAYKAALDALKGSDLSPSDIELIVVATVTPDQPLPATALFVQEKLGAYNAFGFDINAACSGFMYALSVANAYIKAGMVKNALVIGSEVLSKIVDWTDRTTCVLFGDGAACVLLEAVEDENKGIISMVMHSDGRYTDLMRVPAPGSAKPCSEEVIEGREIYIKMKGNETFKMAVRSIASVSKEALDLVNMDFNDVDLMVSHQANKRIIESVAKRAGIDEDRVIVTIDKHANTSAASIPLALDWAYKSGRIKEGDVILLNSFGASLTWAAGVVRW; encoded by the coding sequence ATGAATGCAAAGATTATCTCTACAGGGGCTTATCTACCCAAGAAAATTTTGACAAACTTTGACTTGGAAAAAATGGTCGATACCTCTGATGAGTGGATAACACAGAGAACAGGTATAAAAATAAGACATATTGTTGAAGATGGTGAATCTACATCAGATCTTGCCTATAAAGCTGCTTTAGATGCCTTAAAGGGCAGTGATCTGTCTCCGTCCGATATTGAGCTTATAGTGGTTGCCACTGTAACGCCGGACCAACCTTTACCTGCAACCGCTCTGTTTGTTCAGGAAAAACTTGGAGCTTATAATGCTTTTGGTTTTGACATAAATGCTGCCTGTAGCGGTTTTATGTATGCCTTATCTGTGGCTAATGCATACATAAAAGCCGGTATGGTAAAAAATGCCCTTGTGATAGGTTCTGAAGTTTTAAGTAAAATTGTAGATTGGACTGATAGAACCACGTGTGTTTTATTCGGGGATGGGGCGGCGTGTGTTCTCCTTGAGGCTGTAGAGGATGAGAATAAAGGTATAATAAGTATGGTTATGCATTCAGACGGTAGATATACTGATCTTATGAGGGTTCCTGCTCCAGGTAGTGCTAAACCATGCTCAGAAGAGGTTATTGAAGGCAGAGAAATTTACATAAAGATGAAAGGTAATGAAACCTTTAAAATGGCTGTGAGAAGTATAGCAAGTGTAAGCAAAGAAGCTTTGGATTTGGTCAATATGGATTTTAATGATGTTGATCTTATGGTTTCTCATCAAGCCAATAAGAGGATTATAGAAAGTGTGGCAAAGAGGGCAGGTATAGATGAAGATAGGGTTATAGTGACCATAGACAAGCATGCCAATACATCAGCTGCATCTATTCCTCTTGCATTGGATTGGGCTTACAAGAGCGGCAGGATAAAGGAAGGGGATGTGATTTTGTTAAATAGTTTTGGCGCAAGTTTAACCTGGGCTGCAGGTGTTGTAAGGTGGTGA
- the fabK gene encoding enoyl-[acyl-carrier-protein] reductase FabK, which translates to MFRTEICDLLGIEYPIIQGGMAWVSDAVLAAAVSEAGGLGIIAAGNAPADWVENEIIKAKELTEKPFGVNIMLLSPYVDDVVDVVVRHEVKVITTGAGSPGKYMDRFKSIGAKVIPVVASVALAKRMEDTGADAVIAEGMESGGHIGELTTMALVPQVVDAVKIPVIAAGGIADGRGFVAALALGAKGVQMGTRFVASVECTISEAYKEVVVKAKDRDTVITGRATGHPVRIIKNKLAREFLKLEGNGATPEELEKFGEGRLRLAAREGDVKNGSVMAGQISGLISDIKPVNEIIKEIVDEAKNVVANINELLGA; encoded by the coding sequence ATGTTTAGGACAGAGATTTGTGATCTATTAGGTATAGAGTATCCGATAATCCAAGGTGGTATGGCATGGGTCAGTGACGCAGTATTAGCTGCTGCTGTTTCTGAAGCTGGCGGTTTGGGTATTATAGCTGCAGGTAATGCGCCTGCAGATTGGGTAGAAAATGAGATAATTAAGGCAAAAGAGCTTACAGAGAAGCCTTTTGGCGTTAACATAATGCTGCTTTCACCTTATGTAGATGATGTTGTTGATGTTGTTGTTAGGCATGAAGTAAAGGTTATAACAACGGGCGCTGGCAGCCCGGGCAAATATATGGATAGGTTCAAGTCTATAGGTGCTAAAGTTATACCGGTTGTAGCAAGTGTTGCACTGGCAAAAAGGATGGAAGATACCGGGGCGGATGCTGTTATAGCAGAGGGCATGGAATCTGGCGGTCATATAGGCGAACTCACAACAATGGCTCTTGTGCCTCAGGTTGTGGATGCTGTGAAGATTCCCGTTATAGCTGCAGGTGGAATAGCCGATGGCAGGGGATTTGTTGCTGCTCTAGCATTGGGTGCTAAAGGTGTACAGATGGGTACCCGTTTTGTTGCTTCAGTTGAGTGTACAATTTCTGAGGCTTATAAAGAGGTTGTTGTTAAAGCTAAGGATAGAGATACGGTTATTACCGGAAGGGCGACAGGCCATCCGGTTAGGATCATTAAAAATAAACTTGCAAGGGAGTTTTTAAAATTAGAAGGCAATGGAGCTACACCTGAGGAACTTGAAAAATTCGGTGAAGGTAGATTGAGGCTTGCAGCAAGAGAGGGTGATGTGAAAAACGGAAGTGTTATGGCTGGTCAGATTTCTGGTTTAATTTCAGATATTAAGCCTGTTAATGAGATAATAAAAGAGATTGTAGATGAGGCTAAAAACGTTGTTGCTAATATAAATGAGCTTTTGGGAGCTTGA
- a CDS encoding DUF167 domain-containing protein, which yields MILEVKVKPNSKVEQFDFDKGVLTLKIKEKPVEGKANKAVVDKLAKRLKVAKSCIEIVKGEKSRSKLVRIDCLDDDEILLRLGG from the coding sequence GTGATTTTAGAGGTCAAGGTTAAACCCAACTCTAAGGTCGAGCAGTTCGATTTTGATAAAGGGGTATTAACCTTAAAAATTAAGGAAAAACCTGTTGAAGGCAAGGCTAATAAGGCTGTGGTTGATAAATTAGCAAAAAGGCTTAAGGTTGCAAAAAGCTGTATAGAGATCGTGAAAGGTGAGAAATCGAGAAGTAAGCTTGTGAGAATAGATTGCTTAGACGATGATGAGATACTCTTAAGATTAGGAGGATAG
- the plsX gene encoding phosphate acyltransferase PlsX, producing MSVAVDAYGGDHAPQEVIKGIEFALRENSDLFVYLVGKEGELKGFIKGFEDSFRKRINIVDAPQVVRMSDKPSQALRLKNSSMAVGINLVKEGKADAFMTAGNSGAAMALAMFTLGRIKGVSRPAIATLLPTLEGQMLMLDVGANVDCKPQHLLEFSIMGYVYAKHVAGIDNPRVAVLSNGSEPGKGNQLTLSSYDLLSKSRLNFIGNIEGDEIYKGRADVVVCDGFVGNVVLKVSESIPDLIIEFLKEEIKRSFWYKIGFLLAKPAFRVLKSKTDYSSFGGAPLLGVRGSCIISHGRSNGVAIKNAILKAVKFSKEKVNDKIESAMEGCFVLKELKGAVRT from the coding sequence ATATCTGTTGCCGTCGATGCATACGGCGGGGATCATGCTCCGCAGGAAGTCATAAAGGGTATTGAGTTTGCACTAAGGGAAAATAGCGATCTTTTTGTATATCTTGTGGGCAAAGAGGGGGAGTTAAAGGGTTTTATTAAGGGGTTTGAGGATAGTTTTAGAAAGAGAATCAATATTGTAGATGCTCCTCAAGTTGTGCGAATGTCTGATAAACCCTCTCAGGCTCTAAGGTTAAAAAACTCTTCTATGGCTGTAGGCATTAATCTTGTAAAAGAGGGTAAGGCCGACGCATTTATGACAGCCGGCAATTCAGGTGCAGCTATGGCATTGGCTATGTTTACCTTGGGTAGAATTAAAGGTGTTTCCCGGCCTGCCATAGCTACGCTTTTGCCTACTCTTGAGGGTCAGATGCTGATGCTTGATGTAGGGGCTAATGTTGACTGTAAACCTCAACATCTTCTTGAGTTTTCCATTATGGGGTATGTGTATGCAAAACATGTTGCTGGTATAGATAACCCCCGCGTTGCAGTTTTAAGCAATGGCTCAGAGCCAGGAAAGGGTAATCAGCTCACGTTGTCCAGTTACGATTTACTTTCTAAGAGTAGATTAAATTTTATAGGTAACATAGAGGGTGATGAAATATACAAGGGTAGAGCAGATGTAGTTGTATGCGACGGGTTTGTGGGAAATGTTGTTTTGAAGGTTAGTGAATCCATTCCGGATCTAATTATAGAGTTTCTAAAAGAGGAAATAAAAAGGAGTTTTTGGTATAAAATAGGCTTTCTTTTAGCAAAGCCAGCATTTAGGGTTTTAAAAAGTAAGACAGATTATTCGTCGTTTGGCGGCGCTCCTCTTTTGGGGGTTAGGGGTTCATGCATTATAAGCCATGGTAGAAGCAACGGCGTAGCCATAAAGAATGCTATTTTGAAGGCTGTAAAATTTTCGAAGGAGAAGGTGAACGACAAAATAGAGTCAGCTATGGAGGGTTGCTTTGTTCTTAAGGAATTAAAGGGGGCTGTGAGGACATGA
- the ndk gene encoding nucleoside-diphosphate kinase, which produces MVERTLSIIKPDCVAAKNAGKVISMLEENGFNIIGMKKIHLTKKQAKKFYIVHKDRPFYDSLTDFMSEGPIVVMVLEKENAIADYRKLMGATNPEEAEEGTIRKLYGSNIERNAVHGSDSEESANYEIKFFFNELELV; this is translated from the coding sequence GTGGTTGAGAGGACTTTATCTATCATTAAGCCAGACTGCGTAGCAGCTAAAAATGCAGGCAAGGTTATATCTATGCTCGAGGAAAATGGTTTTAACATCATAGGAATGAAAAAAATCCATTTAACTAAAAAGCAGGCCAAAAAGTTTTACATAGTCCACAAAGATAGGCCTTTTTATGATTCTCTAACGGATTTTATGTCTGAGGGTCCTATTGTCGTTATGGTTTTGGAGAAGGAAAATGCAATAGCAGATTACAGAAAACTAATGGGAGCAACAAACCCAGAAGAGGCGGAAGAAGGTACAATTAGAAAACTTTACGGCTCAAACATTGAAAGGAATGCTGTTCACGGTTCTGACTCTGAAGAATCTGCAAACTATGAGATAAAATTCTTTTTCAATGAATTAGAACTTGTGTAG
- the rpmF gene encoding 50S ribosomal protein L32, with the protein MAQPKRKSSHSRAAKRATHKKLKNVPLTKCPNCGEYKLPHRVCPSCGYYGDREVLTPEE; encoded by the coding sequence ATGGCTCAGCCAAAGAGAAAGTCAAGTCATTCAAGGGCTGCAAAGAGGGCAACACACAAGAAATTAAAAAATGTTCCTTTGACAAAATGTCCAAACTGCGGTGAGTATAAACTCCCACACAGGGTATGCCCATCTTGTGGCTATTATGGAGATAGAGAAGTTTTAACACCTGAGGAGTAA
- the fabF gene encoding beta-ketoacyl-ACP synthase II translates to MRRVVVTGVGAITPVGLNAKESFENACKGVSGIDKITRFDASELTVQIAGEVKGFEPTRYVEKKDVKKIDLFSLYAIAATDEAVKSAGLDMSKEDPFRVGVSVGSGIGGLQTIEKYNEAYLKRGQKGVSPFFIPVAVINMAAGNIAMQFGAKGPNFSDVTACATGTHSIGLAARCIAYGDADVMICGGTESTITPLAVSGFANMKALSTRNDEPHKASRPFDKDRDGFVIGEGAGVLILEEYEHAVKRGAEILAEFAGFGMSDDAYHFTAPDPNGEGATYAMRMALNDAKLNPEDIDYINAHGTSTHFNDIIETKAIKTVFGEHAYKLTISSTKSVTGHLLGAAGGVEAVFSVLALKEGIVPPTMNLDNPDDECDLFYTPNEALKKEIKTAMSNSFGFGGTNAVIVFKKV, encoded by the coding sequence ATGCGAAGGGTTGTTGTAACAGGTGTTGGAGCTATAACACCCGTTGGTTTGAATGCTAAGGAAAGTTTTGAAAATGCCTGCAAGGGTGTAAGCGGCATAGATAAGATAACACGCTTCGACGCTTCTGAGTTAACTGTGCAGATAGCAGGTGAGGTTAAAGGGTTTGAGCCTACAAGGTATGTTGAGAAGAAGGATGTAAAAAAGATTGACTTGTTTTCTTTGTATGCCATTGCAGCAACAGATGAAGCTGTTAAAAGCGCTGGTTTGGATATGAGCAAAGAAGACCCATTTAGAGTTGGTGTAAGTGTAGGAAGTGGCATAGGTGGGCTTCAAACAATTGAAAAGTACAATGAGGCTTATCTTAAGAGGGGTCAGAAGGGGGTATCGCCCTTCTTTATTCCTGTTGCCGTTATAAACATGGCTGCCGGAAACATAGCAATGCAATTTGGTGCAAAAGGACCAAATTTTAGTGATGTTACGGCATGTGCTACAGGGACCCACTCAATAGGTTTAGCTGCTCGTTGCATCGCATACGGTGATGCGGATGTTATGATATGCGGAGGGACAGAGTCTACTATAACACCTCTGGCTGTCAGCGGCTTTGCCAATATGAAAGCTCTTTCCACCAGGAATGATGAACCCCATAAAGCTTCTCGTCCATTCGATAAAGACAGGGATGGCTTTGTCATAGGGGAAGGTGCCGGTGTTTTGATTCTTGAGGAATACGAGCATGCTGTTAAAAGAGGAGCTGAAATTTTGGCAGAGTTCGCAGGCTTTGGCATGAGCGATGATGCTTACCACTTTACAGCACCTGACCCCAATGGAGAGGGTGCAACATACGCTATGAGGATGGCCTTGAATGATGCTAAGTTAAACCCTGAGGATATTGATTACATAAACGCGCACGGAACATCTACTCACTTTAACGATATTATCGAAACAAAGGCCATTAAAACGGTGTTTGGCGAACATGCTTATAAGCTAACTATAAGTTCAACTAAGTCCGTAACAGGTCATTTGTTGGGTGCTGCTGGCGGTGTTGAGGCTGTGTTTAGTGTTTTAGCACTCAAAGAAGGTATTGTTCCCCCAACGATGAACTTGGATAATCCTGATGATGAGTGTGATCTATTTTATACTCCTAATGAAGCACTCAAAAAAGAAATTAAGACGGCTATGTCAAATTCTTTTGGTTTCGGGGGTACAAACGCCGTTATTGTTTTCAAAAAGGTATAA